The proteins below come from a single Strix uralensis isolate ZFMK-TIS-50842 chromosome 8, bStrUra1, whole genome shotgun sequence genomic window:
- the COA7 gene encoding cytochrome c oxidase assembly factor 7, which produces MAGFINFEDEEEVRSYLENLHVEYSYQCFKEKDPDGCQRLADYLDAVKKDFVAAARVLRDNCEAHGHSESCYKLGAYQAIGKGGLDPDLKAAYNSFMKSCEKGGKKSVNACHSVGLLAHDGRVNDDKPDPVVARDYYTKACDGNFAPSCFNLSVIYLQGAPGVPKDMNHALKYSLKGCELGHIWACANASRMYKLGDGIEKNDAKAEDLKNRAKQLHKEQKEASSSLTFGE; this is translated from the exons ATGGCCGGGTTCATCAACTTCGAGGACGAGGAGGAGGTGAGGAGTTACCTTGAGAACCTGCACGTCGAGTACAGCTACCAGTGCTTCAAGGAGAAGGACCCGGACG GCTGCCAGCGCCTCGCTGACTACCTGGACGCCGTGAAGAAGGACTTTGTGGCGGCGGCGCGGGTGCTGCGCGACAACTGCGAGGCGCACGGGCACAGCGAAAGCTGCTACAAGCTGGGGGCCTACCAGGCCATCGGCAAAG GTGGACTTGACCCAGATTTGAAAGCTGCCTACAACTCTTTTATGAAGTCATGTGAGAAAGGTGGGAAGAAGTCAGTAAATGCATGTCATAGTGTTGGGCTGTTGGCCCATGATGGGAGAGTAAACGATGATAAACCTGACCCCGTTGTTGCTAGAGACTATTACACAAAAGCCTGTGATGGCAATTTTGCTCCTAGCTGCTTCAACCTCAGTGTAATATACCTCCAAGGAGCACCTGGGGTCCCTAAGGACATGAACCACGCTTTGAAGTACTCGCTGAAAGGGTGTGAGCTGGGTCACATATGGGCTTGTGCCAATGCCAGCCGAATGTACAAACTGGGAGATGGCATCGAGAAGAATGATGCTAAGGCAGAGGATTTGAAAAACAGGGCAAAACAGTTGcataaagaacagaaagaagccTCAAGTTCTTTAACGTTTGGGGAATAA